The Montipora foliosa isolate CH-2021 chromosome 1, ASM3666993v2, whole genome shotgun sequence genome has a window encoding:
- the LOC137993222 gene encoding tubulin beta-2A chain-like: protein MREIVNVQVGQCGNQIGYKFWEILCAEHGIDEEGNYNGNWNTQLEKIDVYFSEGAGNRYVPRSVLVDLESGTMDSIRSASFGKVFRPDNFIYGECGAGNNWAKGFYSNGCNLLEEVFDAIRKEAETCDSIQGFQVAHSLGGGTGSGLGTLILYHLQEEYPDRILSAVSVFPSPKVSEIVIEPYNATLAVHQLIQTTDEVFSFDNEALYDICFRTLRLETTTYSDLNHIISTTMSGVTTCLRFPGQLNADMRKLAVNMIPYPRLHFFMPGFAPLTSRQSQSFRAVSVTELTQQIFDAKNVMIACDPRNGRYLTYAAMFRGQKLSMKEVEDQMASVQEKNCGYFVEWIPHNAKVAVCNVPPHGLKMSATFIANNTAIHEMFKRLNLQFRVMYRRRAFLHWFTEEGMDELQFTQAESDMLDLISTYQQCQDLKVDASHGDLEIKDLEEFEDSLETWDCIDGKMNGHAQNSLDSRVPDMHC from the exons ATGCGCGAAATTGTTAATGTTCAAGTCGGCCAATGCGGAAACCAAATTGGCTACAAG TTTTGGGAAATTCTTTGCGCGGAACATGGCATAGATGAAGAGGGAAATTACAACGGCAATTGGAACACGCAATTAGAGAAAATTGACGTTTACTTTTCCGAAGGCGCCG GAAACAGATATGTACCACGGTCCGTTCTGGTGGACTTGGAGTCGGGAACTATGGATTCGATTCGCTCAGCTTCATTTGGGAAAGTTTTTCGTCCGGACAACTTTATTTACG GCGAATGCGGGGCGGGAAACAACTGGGCGAAAGGCTTTTACTCCAACGGATGTAATCTCCTGGAAGAAGTGTTTGACGCAATCAGAAAAGAGGCAGAGACATGTGACTCAATTCAAGGCTTTCAGGTGGCGCACTCATTGGGCGGTGGCACTGGATCGGGGCTGGGTACCTTGATACTGTATCATTTACAAGAGGAATACCCCGATAGGATCCTCAGCGCAGTCAGCGTGTTTCCGTCGCCCAAAGTTTCTGAGATAGTCATCGAACCATACAACGCCACCCTGGCGGTGCACCAACTGATCCAGACCACCGATGAGGTGTTTTCGTTCGATAATGAAGCGCTGTACGATATTTGTTTCAGAACGCTAAGACTTGAAACCACAACATATTCAGATCTGAATCATATTATATCTACCACTATGAGCGGCGTGACCACGTGCCTTCGCTTTCCCGGTCAG TTGAATGCTGACATGCGCAAGCTGGCAGTAAACATGATTCCGTATCCTCGTCTTCATTTCTTCATGCCTGGTTTTGCACCACTCACCAGCAGACAATCACAATCCTTTCGTGCTGTCTCCGTCACTGAATTGACTCAGCAAATTTTTGACGCCAAAAACGTTATGATCGCCTGCGATCCCAGAAATGGCAGGTACCTTACTTACGCCGCCATGTTTCGCGGTCAAAAACTGTCCATGAAAGAGGTCGAGGATCAGATGGCCAGCGTTCAAGAGAAGAACTGCGGGTATTTTGTGGAATGGATCCCACACAATGCTAAAGTTGCGGTTTGTAACGTTCCTCCTCATGGGTTGAAAATGTCGGCTACCTTCATCGCTAATAACACAGCTATACACGAAATGTTTAAAAGACTCAACCTTCAATTTAGAGTAATGTATCGGAGGAGAGCTTTTCTTCACTGGTTTACTGAGGAGGGAATGGACGAATTGCAGTTTACACAG GCAGAATCAGATATGTTAGACTTAATTTCAACTTATCAACAGTGCCAGGATCTCAAAGTGGACGCAAGTCACGGCGACCTGGAAATAAAGGACCTTGAAGAGTTCGAGGATTCTTTAGAGACCTGGGACTGCATCGACGGAAAAATGAACGGGCATGCGCAAAATTCTTTGGATTCACGAGTTCCTGACATGCACTGCTAA